From Nerophis lumbriciformis linkage group LG38, RoL_Nlum_v2.1, whole genome shotgun sequence, the proteins below share one genomic window:
- the mfap2 gene encoding microfibrillar-associated protein 2 yields MRVLLFICMPVVLAQAQYQDPFPFLRDYEPDYFTESENPDSLPGTFQQQVHIDPVIRPEKTNLNLEPEPTEPGPLDCREEQYPCTRLYSVHKPCKQCLNSLCFYSLRRVYVINREVCVRTVCAHEELLRADLCRDQFSRCGVAAVSGHCGSVGGSCGKSCGGGC; encoded by the exons ATGAGAGTCCTCCTCTTCATCTGCATGCCAG TTGTGCTCGCCCAGGCTCAGTACCAGGACCCCTTTCCTTTCCTGC GGGACTATGAGCCAGATTATTTCACAG AGTCTGAGAATCCAGATTCTCTTCCCGGAACCTTCCAGCAGCAGGTTCACATTGACCCTGTGATTCGTCCAGAAAAAACAA acCTCAACTTGGAGCCGGAGCCCACGGAGCCCGGTCCTCTCG ATTGCAGAGAGGAGCAGTATCCCTGCACCAGACTCTATTCTGTGCACAAACCATGCAAGCAGTGCCTCAACAGTCTGTGCTTCTACAG TTTGAGACGGGTGTACGTCATCAACAGGGAGGTGTGTGTGAGGACCGTGTGTGCTCACGAGGAGCTGCTCAGGG CGGACCTGTGTCGGGACCAGTTCTCCCGCTGTGGCGTGGCGGCGGTGAGTGGCCACTGTGGGTCGGTGGGAGGAAGCTGCGGGAAGAGCTGCGGCGGCGGGTGCTGA